GCTTCCGGTCCCTCGCGGCCACAAGAGTGCAGAGTATCGCCTCACAAGAGGTACCAAGAAGAGTTCCACCGCCACCACCGGCGAAGAGGAGACTCTCCGGCAGGTGCAGCGCCTTTCCGAGCCAGTCCACGACCAGCATTTCAAGCTCGGTGGCGGCCGGTGAGGCGGCCCATGTGAACGGGACGACGTTGATGCCCGCGGTGAGCGCCTCCCCTAGGGCGCCGATGGTGCTGCTTGACGCCGGGAAGTGCGCCATGTGGCGGGCGCTCTGCCAGTGCGTCAGGCCCGGGAGGATGATGTCGCGGACGTCCTTGAGCGCGGAGCTGAACGCGTCCGGCTCCGGACGGAAGGGTGCGTCCGGGGGGAGCAAGTTGCGGAGGAAACCAGGGGTAACGCTGGGGTGCACGGGGTAGTCGCCCATGCGGTCATAGTACTCGGTGATCAAGTCAACTACCTGGTGACTCTGACGCCGGAACTCGTCAGCGTCAAGCAGGCTGGGAGATTGCGTCTTCTTCTCCGCCGTGTCCACGACCACCACCGGGACGATGCCATTTTGGCCAGTCATGTTGTCCAAGAATTTACGTGGGGCCATTGGTGGAATGCACTCGACTTTGCCCTACACGCCAATGCACTGCCTGAACCACACCAATGGTATGAATGCTTTGGCAACGTCCGAGGTGTGAATTGGTGCCATTTCCCGAGCTACCTCGGAAGCTATTTATAGGACTCTCAATTTGTAAGTTGCCCCATACCCAAAAATAAGAACGGACCACGTCAGTCGATTCACTACTGAAAAATTTGTCGTTGCCGAGTGCCCACGTCTTTGGCTATTTGCCGAGTCAACTGCGGGACCTCGACAAAAACAATGTAAGCCGAGTATGGCTCTTTGCAGTGTGTC
This sequence is a window from Triticum aestivum cultivar Chinese Spring unplaced genomic scaffold, IWGSC CS RefSeq v2.1 scaffold4425, whole genome shotgun sequence. Protein-coding genes within it:
- the LOC123176659 gene encoding tyrosine decarboxylase-like, whose protein sequence is MAPRKFLDNMTGQNGIVPVVVVDTAEKKTQSPSLLDADEFRRQSHQVVDLITEYYDRMGDYPVHPSVTPGFLRNLLPPDAPFRPEPDAFSSALKDVRDIILPGLTHWQSARHMAHFPASSSTIGALGEALTAGINVVPFTWAASPAATELEMLVVDWLGKALHLPESLLFAGGGGGTLLGTSCEAILCTLVAARDRKLAEIGGNRICDLVVYCSDQTHFAFRKAARIAGILRDHCRAIPTCHHNMFALPPTELQAAMQADVEAGLVPLFLCATLGTTQTTAVDPIGELCAVSAPHGVWVHVDAAYGGSALVCPEFTHVIDGVEAVDSFSMNAHKWLLAN